The Salinibaculum sp. SYNS191 genome has a window encoding:
- a CDS encoding 50S ribosomal protein L37ae yields MSEQKGRTGSAGRFGARYGRVARRRVNQIEDEMHDDHACPDCGEKRVDRQGTGVWECQACGYTFTGGAYTPETPAGKTVTRSIRAALGEDED; encoded by the coding sequence ATGAGTGAACAGAAGGGACGCACCGGGAGTGCCGGCCGCTTCGGCGCTCGATACGGGCGCGTCGCCCGCCGCCGCGTCAACCAGATCGAGGACGAGATGCACGACGACCACGCCTGCCCCGACTGCGGCGAGAAGCGGGTCGACCGCCAGGGGACCGGCGTCTGGGAGTGCCAGGCCTGCGGCTACACCTTCACCGGTGGCGCCTACACTCCCGAGACCCCGGCCGGCAAGACCGTCACGCGCTCGATCCGCGCCGCCCTCGGCGAGGACGAGGACTAA
- a CDS encoding prefoldin subunit beta: MQGNLPPEAQEKLEELQDLQETAQQVAAQKQQAETQLNESETALDELDDIDEDATMYREVGELLVKTDYETAKDDLEEKVDSLGVRVETLEKQEERVQDQFEELQQELQQMLGGAGGGPMGGPGAGGA, translated from the coding sequence ATGCAGGGTAATCTTCCGCCGGAAGCACAGGAGAAACTCGAAGAACTGCAGGACCTACAGGAGACGGCCCAGCAGGTCGCCGCGCAGAAACAGCAGGCCGAGACACAGCTCAACGAGTCCGAGACCGCGCTGGACGAACTCGACGACATCGACGAGGACGCCACGATGTACCGCGAGGTCGGCGAACTCCTCGTCAAGACGGACTACGAGACGGCCAAGGACGACCTCGAAGAGAAGGTCGACAGTCTCGGAGTGCGCGTCGAGACCCTCGAAAAGCAGGAGGAGCGCGTTCAGGACCAGTTCGAGGAACTCCAGCAGGAACTCCAGCAGATGCTGGGCGGTGCCGGCGGCGGTCCGATGGGCGGCCCCGGCGCTGGCGGCGCATAA
- a CDS encoding HAD family hydrolase: MAYDSLLLDHDGVIVTLGDETALVDAARTSLLDAGIDDPPADAVDTLSLAVADDELRAVSERYGLDPERLWRYRDDRVDEALRAETTAGRKAPYDDVDALADLDAPTGIVSNNQTRIVEFVLDHYDLAHHFGTVRARSPTRESLTRKKPRPTFLEEAMADLSVSNPLYVGDSESDVVAGQRAGLDVAFLRRDHNADRSLAVDPTYEVGGLDDVAALVDGDGR; this comes from the coding sequence ATGGCCTACGACTCGCTGCTGCTGGACCACGACGGTGTCATCGTCACCCTCGGTGACGAGACGGCGCTGGTCGACGCGGCACGTACCTCCCTGCTGGATGCCGGTATCGACGACCCGCCGGCGGACGCCGTGGACACGCTGAGCCTCGCGGTCGCCGACGACGAACTCCGCGCGGTCAGCGAGCGCTACGGGCTCGACCCCGAGCGGCTGTGGCGCTACCGCGACGACCGCGTGGACGAGGCCCTCCGCGCCGAGACCACGGCCGGCCGGAAGGCACCCTACGACGACGTCGACGCGCTCGCCGACCTGGACGCGCCGACCGGCATCGTCAGCAACAACCAGACCCGGATCGTCGAGTTCGTCCTCGACCACTACGACCTCGCCCACCACTTCGGGACGGTCCGCGCCCGCTCGCCCACCCGCGAGAGCCTGACCAGAAAGAAGCCCCGCCCGACCTTTCTGGAGGAGGCGATGGCCGACCTCTCGGTGTCGAACCCGCTGTACGTCGGCGACAGCGAGAGCGACGTCGTCGCCGGCCAGCGGGCGGGCCTGGACGTGGCCTTCCTCCGCCGGGACCACAACGCCGACCGGTCGCTGGCCGTCGACCCGACCTACGAGGTCGGCGGGCTGGACGACGTCGCGGCGCTCGTCGACGGGGACGGACGATAG
- a CDS encoding (R)-citramalate synthase, giving the protein MIDLFGGHPETTPLSELGDVQFLDTTLRDGEQAPGVSLTPDEKARIARGLDRAAIDVIEAGSACTGPGERETISRVTDLDLDATVTSFCRGIKNDIDLAMDCDVDGINLVVPASDRHITQKVGTSHEANVQTTAELVEYAKDHDLWVEVIGEDGSRADVDYLEDLMAASLDAGADRVCYADTVGHATPDRTLEIVSRLTDLGPTSTHTHDDLGLAVTNALVSVAAGADLVHGTINGIGERAGNVALEEVAIALDHGYGIEAMDLTEVHDLAQLVAKLTGIPLAPNKAVVGQNAFTHESGIHTDGTLKDDAMYEPYPPEKVGRERRLALGKHAGRAGIKAALDEHGFDLSGDDIDTVVSRVKEIGDRGKRVTDADLLTIAEEVEGRDRERRVELLDLTAVSGVTPPTASVRLEVEGEERENAATGSGPVDAAMNAAEEALSHSADASLESYHVDAITGGTDAVVTVEIEMSRGDDAVTVTASDSDITRASVSAMVDAMDRLVAADDDQLVADD; this is encoded by the coding sequence GTGATCGATTTATTCGGGGGCCACCCCGAAACAACCCCACTCTCTGAACTCGGCGACGTACAGTTCCTCGATACGACGCTCCGCGATGGCGAACAAGCCCCGGGTGTGTCGCTCACGCCCGACGAGAAGGCCCGCATCGCGCGCGGCCTCGACAGGGCGGCCATCGACGTCATCGAGGCGGGCAGCGCCTGCACCGGACCGGGCGAGCGCGAGACCATCAGCCGGGTGACCGACCTGGACCTGGACGCGACGGTCACGAGCTTCTGCCGTGGCATCAAAAACGACATCGACCTCGCGATGGACTGCGACGTGGACGGTATCAACCTCGTCGTCCCCGCGAGCGACAGGCACATCACCCAGAAAGTCGGCACCAGTCACGAGGCGAACGTCCAGACGACGGCCGAACTCGTCGAGTACGCCAAGGACCACGACCTCTGGGTCGAGGTCATCGGCGAGGACGGCTCACGCGCGGACGTCGACTACCTCGAAGACCTGATGGCCGCCTCGCTGGACGCCGGCGCGGACCGGGTCTGCTACGCCGACACCGTCGGCCACGCGACGCCGGACCGGACGCTTGAAATCGTCTCCCGGCTGACGGACCTCGGGCCGACCAGCACCCATACCCACGACGACCTGGGGCTGGCGGTGACCAACGCCTTAGTCTCCGTCGCGGCCGGCGCGGACCTCGTCCACGGCACCATCAACGGCATCGGCGAGCGCGCCGGCAACGTCGCGCTGGAGGAGGTCGCAATCGCGCTCGACCACGGCTACGGCATCGAGGCGATGGACCTCACGGAGGTTCACGACCTCGCCCAGCTCGTCGCCAAGCTCACCGGCATCCCGCTCGCACCGAACAAGGCCGTCGTGGGCCAGAACGCCTTCACCCACGAGTCCGGCATCCACACCGACGGGACGCTCAAGGACGACGCCATGTACGAGCCGTACCCGCCGGAGAAGGTGGGCCGCGAGCGCCGCCTCGCACTCGGCAAGCACGCCGGCCGCGCCGGCATCAAGGCCGCGCTCGACGAGCACGGCTTCGACCTCTCCGGCGACGACATCGACACGGTGGTCAGTCGGGTCAAGGAAATCGGCGACCGCGGCAAGCGCGTCACCGACGCCGACCTGCTGACCATCGCCGAGGAGGTCGAGGGCCGCGACCGCGAGCGCCGGGTCGAACTGCTCGACCTCACCGCCGTCAGCGGCGTCACGCCGCCGACCGCGAGCGTCCGCCTCGAAGTCGAAGGCGAGGAGCGGGAGAACGCCGCCACCGGCTCCGGGCCGGTCGACGCGGCGATGAACGCCGCCGAGGAGGCGCTGTCGCACTCGGCCGATGCCTCCCTCGAATCCTACCACGTCGACGCCATCACCGGCGGCACCGACGCCGTCGTCACCGTCGAGATAGAGATGTCCCGCGGCGACGACGCGGTGACCGTCACCGCGAGCGATTCGGACATCACCCGCGCCTCCGTGTCGGCGATGGTCGACGCGATGGACCGGCTGGTCGCCGCCGACGACGACCAGCTGGTTGCCGACGACTGA
- a CDS encoding methyl-accepting chemotaxis protein yields the protein MEALGVTESIERKVLVAIGLQFAVSVAQLVLPFLVSGVVWYALAGALFLAAAAAFVNTILIIRRDFVEPIQGLEARASDIAAGELDGDVHRTDQPDEIGSLTNAFADMHGYLQTVSEQAAALARQDFDDPVLDEDVPGSFGDSLRTMAESLRDYTEELETMTDELEARSERLQALVTEFGAAAERAKRGDLTATIDADVVEADDETYREVVENYNELVRTLGDTVGEVQTFAADVDGASDEVAASMTEVDDASDEVARSVQEISDGADEQTGQLQTVADEMKSLSATVEEIAASADEMAGTADEAAERGRSGQERANDAIDELDELEASIGETAAAVEDLVAQIGEIDEIISFINDIAEQTNMLALNASIEAARADGSGDGFAVVADEIKGLAEETRESAEEISGRIGEIQAEAGETVDDVQRMNEQVSDSVDTVEAALADFEDIVGVIEEINGTVQEISDATDEQAATAQDVVGMVDEVASIGEQTASEAETVAAAAQEQTATISEVTTSVQSLSSGADDLKSRLADFTVAEADAGIGGADGVSAQQVPQPQD from the coding sequence ATGGAGGCCCTCGGGGTCACGGAGTCCATCGAGCGGAAGGTGCTCGTGGCAATCGGGCTCCAGTTCGCCGTCTCTGTTGCACAGCTCGTGTTGCCCTTTCTCGTCTCGGGCGTCGTCTGGTACGCGCTGGCCGGCGCGCTCTTTCTCGCGGCCGCCGCTGCGTTCGTCAACACGATACTCATCATCCGGCGGGACTTCGTCGAGCCGATTCAGGGACTCGAAGCCCGGGCGAGCGACATCGCGGCCGGGGAACTCGACGGCGACGTCCACCGGACCGACCAGCCCGACGAAATCGGGAGCCTGACCAACGCCTTCGCCGACATGCACGGCTACCTCCAGACGGTCTCCGAGCAGGCCGCGGCGCTGGCCCGGCAGGACTTCGACGACCCCGTCCTCGACGAGGACGTCCCCGGCTCCTTCGGCGACTCGCTGCGGACGATGGCCGAGAGCCTGCGGGACTACACGGAGGAACTGGAGACGATGACCGACGAACTGGAGGCCCGCTCCGAACGGCTGCAGGCGCTGGTCACCGAGTTCGGTGCGGCCGCCGAGCGCGCCAAGCGGGGCGACCTCACCGCGACCATCGACGCGGACGTGGTCGAGGCGGACGACGAGACCTACCGCGAGGTCGTCGAGAACTACAACGAACTCGTCCGGACGCTCGGGGACACCGTCGGCGAGGTCCAGACCTTCGCCGCCGACGTCGACGGGGCCAGCGACGAGGTGGCCGCGAGCATGACCGAGGTCGACGACGCCAGCGACGAGGTGGCCCGCTCGGTCCAGGAGATATCCGACGGCGCTGACGAGCAGACCGGGCAGTTGCAGACCGTCGCCGACGAGATGAAGAGCCTCTCGGCGACCGTCGAGGAGATAGCCGCCTCCGCCGACGAGATGGCGGGGACCGCCGACGAGGCCGCCGAGCGCGGCCGGTCGGGGCAGGAGCGTGCCAACGACGCCATCGACGAACTGGACGAACTGGAGGCCAGCATCGGCGAGACGGCCGCGGCCGTCGAGGACCTCGTCGCCCAGATTGGCGAGATAGACGAGATCATCTCCTTCATCAACGACATCGCCGAGCAGACCAACATGCTGGCGCTGAACGCCTCCATCGAGGCCGCCCGCGCGGACGGCTCCGGCGACGGGTTCGCGGTCGTCGCGGACGAAATCAAGGGGCTCGCGGAGGAGACCCGCGAGTCCGCGGAGGAGATATCCGGCCGCATCGGCGAGATACAGGCCGAGGCGGGCGAGACCGTCGACGACGTCCAGCGGATGAACGAGCAGGTCTCCGACAGCGTCGACACCGTCGAGGCGGCACTGGCTGACTTCGAGGACATCGTCGGCGTCATCGAGGAGATAAACGGCACCGTCCAGGAGATAAGCGACGCGACCGACGAGCAGGCCGCGACCGCACAGGACGTCGTCGGGATGGTCGACGAGGTGGCGAGCATCGGCGAGCAGACCGCCTCCGAGGCGGAGACGGTCGCTGCGGCCGCCCAGGAACAGACGGCGACCATCTCCGAGGTGACCACCAGCGTCCAGTCGCTGTCCAGCGGGGCCGACGACCTCAAGTCGCGGCTCGCCGACTTCACGGTCGCCGAGGCTGACGCCGGGATCGGCGGGGCCGACGGGGTGTCGGCCCAGCAGGTGCCACAGCCACAGGACTGA
- a CDS encoding DNA-directed RNA polymerase subunit P → MSYKCSRCKRDVTLDEYGGVRCPYCGHRVLLKERSRDIKEVDVN, encoded by the coding sequence ATGAGCTACAAGTGCTCCCGCTGCAAGCGCGACGTCACTCTCGACGAGTACGGCGGCGTGCGCTGTCCGTACTGCGGCCACCGCGTGCTCCTCAAGGAGCGCAGCCGTGACATCAAGGAAGTCGACGTCAACTGA
- a CDS encoding PAS domain S-box protein gives MKGNATGRDRQRQALFEATHDLIRAGSVADIAAIVTDTISELVGLSQVGVHLHDADAGALVPVEWTDSVEAAIDEPPALGEGSLAWDVFRAGEPHLFADLSTEPTHNPDTPFDSEFIIPLDDEGVVLVASPDPAAFDEGTRQLVEMVCANATAALERLERERELSGFKKAVEHAGHSIVITDTDGTIEYVNPAFEEITGYTREEALGANPRILKSGFHEDELYARLWRTILDGEVWHAELVNERKDGERFVVNQTIAPIVDDEGRPQRFVAVNHDITERKEMERQLQEQRDNLDLLNEVVRHDIRNDLQLVLSYTELLGESLDDADREYLDKLVDRAENAVDLTETARDMAEVMLQADPDLESVALGAVLEAEVEDLRSAYPAADVSVEAAPRVVVEADHMLDSVFRNLLKNAVQHNEGVPEVTVSGEVKADTVTVRIADNGPGVPDERKEDIFGKGEKGLDSKGTGIGLHLVRTLVDTYGGDVWVEDNDPTGAVFCVELSLAE, from the coding sequence ATGAAGGGAAACGCCACGGGGCGCGACCGCCAGCGGCAGGCGCTCTTCGAGGCGACGCACGACCTCATCCGGGCCGGGTCGGTCGCCGACATCGCGGCCATCGTGACCGACACCATCTCGGAACTGGTCGGGCTCTCGCAGGTCGGCGTCCACCTCCACGACGCGGACGCCGGGGCGCTCGTCCCGGTTGAGTGGACCGATTCGGTCGAGGCTGCCATCGACGAACCGCCGGCGCTGGGCGAGGGGAGCCTGGCCTGGGACGTCTTCCGGGCCGGCGAGCCCCACCTGTTCGCGGACCTCTCGACGGAGCCGACCCACAACCCGGACACTCCCTTCGACAGCGAGTTTATCATTCCGCTGGACGACGAGGGCGTCGTACTGGTCGCGTCGCCCGACCCCGCCGCCTTCGACGAGGGAACCCGCCAGCTCGTCGAGATGGTCTGTGCCAACGCCACGGCGGCACTCGAACGGCTCGAACGCGAGCGGGAACTCAGCGGGTTCAAGAAGGCCGTCGAACACGCCGGCCACTCCATCGTCATCACGGACACCGACGGCACGATAGAGTACGTCAACCCGGCGTTCGAGGAGATTACCGGGTACACGCGCGAGGAGGCGCTGGGCGCGAACCCGCGGATCCTGAAATCCGGCTTCCACGAGGACGAACTGTACGCCAGGCTGTGGCGGACTATCCTCGACGGGGAGGTCTGGCACGCGGAACTCGTCAACGAACGCAAGGACGGCGAGCGGTTCGTCGTCAACCAGACCATCGCCCCCATCGTCGACGACGAGGGGCGGCCACAGCGGTTCGTCGCCGTCAACCACGACATTACCGAGCGCAAGGAGATGGAGCGACAGCTCCAGGAGCAGCGGGACAACCTCGACCTCCTCAACGAGGTGGTCCGCCACGACATCCGCAACGACCTGCAACTCGTCCTCTCGTACACCGAATTGCTGGGTGAGTCGCTAGACGACGCGGACCGTGAGTACCTCGACAAACTCGTCGACCGCGCCGAGAACGCGGTCGACCTGACCGAGACGGCCCGCGACATGGCGGAGGTGATGCTCCAGGCCGACCCGGACCTCGAATCGGTCGCACTCGGCGCGGTTCTGGAGGCGGAAGTCGAGGACCTCCGCAGTGCCTACCCGGCGGCCGACGTCAGCGTCGAGGCCGCGCCACGCGTCGTGGTCGAGGCCGACCACATGCTCGATTCCGTCTTCCGTAACCTCCTGAAAAACGCCGTCCAGCACAACGAGGGCGTCCCCGAGGTCACCGTCTCCGGAGAGGTGAAGGCCGACACGGTGACCGTCCGCATCGCCGACAACGGCCCCGGCGTCCCCGACGAGCGCAAGGAGGACATCTTCGGCAAGGGCGAGAAGGGGCTGGACAGCAAGGGGACCGGCATCGGCCTCCACCTCGTCCGGACGCTGGTCGACACCTACGGCGGCGACGTCTGGGTCGAAGACAACGACCCGACGGGAGCCGTCTTCTGCGTGGAACTGTCACTGGCCGAGTGA
- a CDS encoding DUF192 domain-containing protein encodes MRVVHETDEVIGSDEGPERRVLATDVEVADSTLSQAKGLMFRSEVPDGYALVLDVGSGGGLWPFSEGPPRQFVHMLFMRVPIDVLWLDGERVVETASLSPWTGMGMARADRIVELPAGATDGITVGDTVRVEGLDDG; translated from the coding sequence ATGCGCGTCGTCCACGAGACAGACGAGGTCATCGGGAGCGACGAGGGGCCGGAGCGGCGCGTCCTCGCGACGGACGTGGAGGTGGCCGACTCGACGCTCTCGCAGGCGAAGGGGCTGATGTTCCGAAGCGAGGTCCCCGACGGCTACGCGCTCGTGCTGGACGTCGGCTCCGGCGGCGGCCTGTGGCCGTTCTCGGAGGGGCCGCCCCGGCAGTTCGTCCACATGCTGTTCATGCGCGTGCCCATCGACGTGCTCTGGCTGGACGGCGAGCGGGTCGTCGAGACCGCCAGCCTGTCACCGTGGACGGGGATGGGGATGGCCAGGGCCGACCGCATCGTCGAGCTGCCCGCCGGCGCGACCGACGGGATAACCGTCGGCGACACGGTCCGCGTCGAGGGCCTAGACGACGGGTAG
- a CDS encoding KEOPS complex subunit Pcc1, with protein MTSRKSTSTDRVHDAVLTFDYDDAERARRVERAIRPEVGDIDGDRSTVRLAREDERLELTVEATDLVALRAGLNTWFSLVSVAEQAGDVVA; from the coding sequence GTGACATCAAGGAAGTCGACGTCAACTGACCGCGTCCACGACGCTGTTCTCACTTTCGACTACGACGACGCCGAGCGCGCCCGCCGCGTCGAGCGTGCCATCCGCCCGGAGGTCGGCGACATCGACGGCGACCGCTCGACGGTCCGTCTCGCCCGCGAGGACGAGCGGCTGGAACTCACCGTCGAAGCGACGGACCTTGTCGCGCTCCGGGCCGGCCTGAACACCTGGTTCTCGCTCGTCAGCGTCGCCGAGCAGGCCGGCGACGTCGTCGCGTGA
- a CDS encoding DUF7097 family protein — protein MEKTDAGTAVGVDDPYAHVDRCDHLTDGGKCRFAVEHGERDPEFADARSREEFQCPVAGPPEEEGPTGPWEWADCPHFRCRNRDRACIRCGLEEVRMAHDDARPLLEEHHLSYADASSEGEGDPTHEITVYLCRWCHAKVHGSWARVDDDVNPDPEAVAERESRRAEEQSELGFESAAERFDRE, from the coding sequence ATGGAGAAGACCGACGCGGGCACCGCCGTCGGCGTCGACGACCCCTACGCTCACGTCGACCGCTGTGACCACCTCACCGACGGGGGCAAGTGCCGCTTCGCGGTCGAACACGGCGAGCGCGACCCCGAGTTCGCGGACGCCCGCAGTCGCGAGGAGTTCCAGTGTCCGGTCGCCGGGCCACCGGAGGAGGAGGGGCCGACGGGGCCCTGGGAGTGGGCCGACTGCCCGCACTTCCGGTGTCGCAACCGCGACCGGGCGTGCATCCGCTGTGGCCTCGAAGAGGTGCGGATGGCCCACGACGACGCCCGGCCGCTGCTGGAGGAACACCACCTCTCCTACGCCGACGCCTCGTCCGAAGGGGAGGGCGACCCGACCCACGAGATTACCGTCTACCTCTGTCGGTGGTGTCACGCCAAGGTCCACGGGTCGTGGGCGCGGGTCGACGACGACGTGAACCCCGACCCGGAGGCGGTCGCCGAGCGGGAGTCCCGCCGGGCCGAGGAACAGTCGGAACTGGGCTTCGAGTCGGCGGCCGAGCGGTTCGACCGCGAGTGA
- a CDS encoding bifunctional nuclease family protein produces MEHEATVEGVGVGVSDEGPGAPVVVLKARGELIPIFISSDQAQSMQLALEGEPFERPLTHDLFVEMVAEFGAAIDRVRIDDLADGTFYAKIDTEQYHGGERKQAVFDARPSDGIALGLRVDCPIIVSDEVVDEAGRPPDAFETDEDSGLDDDPLF; encoded by the coding sequence ATGGAACACGAGGCTACGGTCGAGGGCGTCGGGGTCGGCGTCAGCGACGAAGGTCCCGGCGCGCCCGTCGTCGTCCTGAAGGCCCGCGGCGAACTCATCCCCATCTTCATCAGCTCCGACCAGGCCCAGTCGATGCAACTCGCCCTGGAGGGCGAGCCCTTCGAGCGCCCGCTGACACACGACCTCTTCGTCGAGATGGTCGCGGAGTTCGGGGCGGCCATCGACCGCGTGCGCATCGACGACCTGGCCGACGGCACCTTCTACGCCAAAATCGACACCGAGCAGTACCACGGCGGCGAGCGCAAGCAGGCCGTCTTCGACGCCCGCCCCTCCGACGGCATCGCGCTCGGCCTCCGCGTGGACTGCCCCATCATCGTCTCCGACGAGGTGGTCGACGAGGCCGGCCGCCCGCCGGACGCGTTCGAAACCGACGAGGATTCGGGGCTGGACGACGACCCGCTGTTTTGA
- a CDS encoding gamma-glutamyltransferase family protein: protein MDPDLDRFASRRPTVYAPEGVVATSQPLAAAAGRELLRAGGNAFDAAVATAAALNVVEPTSTGLGGDVFACYRTADGDVGAMRASGGAPEGATRERVRDAVADEEDTDPAEVSMPEFGPHAVTVPGTARGWEATVQELGRLTLADALGPAMRYATEGYPVTEVVAAQWEHGEELFTDAHAREAFLFDGASPGVGQTVRLPELGATMETIAEEGADVVYEGYVAEAIADEIQDKGGFMTVDDLADFEVEWPDPLSTTYDGVEVFELGPNNQGQIALEALNVAEEIGAGDHPYDSPERVHAFAEAMKVAFTDGHYHITDPEYEPVQALHEKSYARERAAAIGDEPLTDVEVGTPGPVGEDADTVLLTVADSAGNVVSFINSRFMGFGSGVVAGDTGIALQNRGASFTLDADHPNRLEPGKRPFHTLVPGLARFGDEDWAAFGVMGGYMQPQGHLQVLANLVDYDMPLQAALDAPRWRYREDGTLAIEERLPDGVASKLARRGHDVRVEPPSQFGGAQIARWDDGTLSAATEPRKDGHVAPY, encoded by the coding sequence ATGGACCCCGACCTCGACCGCTTCGCGTCGCGCCGACCCACCGTCTACGCGCCCGAGGGCGTCGTCGCCACGAGCCAGCCACTCGCCGCCGCGGCGGGCCGGGAACTGCTGAGGGCGGGCGGCAACGCCTTCGACGCCGCCGTCGCCACCGCCGCCGCGTTGAACGTCGTCGAACCCACCAGCACCGGCCTCGGCGGCGACGTCTTCGCCTGCTACCGGACCGCCGACGGCGACGTGGGTGCGATGCGCGCGTCCGGCGGCGCTCCCGAGGGCGCGACCCGCGAGCGCGTCCGCGACGCCGTCGCCGACGAGGAGGATACCGACCCCGCCGAGGTGTCGATGCCCGAGTTCGGCCCCCACGCCGTCACCGTGCCCGGCACCGCCCGCGGGTGGGAGGCGACCGTGCAGGAACTCGGCCGCCTGACGCTCGCCGACGCGCTCGGGCCGGCCATGCGCTACGCGACCGAGGGCTACCCCGTCACCGAGGTGGTCGCCGCCCAGTGGGAACACGGCGAGGAGTTGTTCACCGACGCCCACGCACGCGAAGCCTTCCTCTTCGACGGCGCGTCCCCGGGCGTCGGGCAGACGGTCCGCCTGCCCGAACTCGGCGCGACGATGGAAACCATCGCCGAGGAGGGCGCGGACGTGGTCTACGAGGGCTACGTCGCCGAGGCAATCGCCGACGAGATTCAGGACAAGGGCGGATTCATGACTGTCGACGACCTGGCCGACTTCGAGGTGGAGTGGCCCGACCCGCTGTCGACCACCTACGACGGCGTCGAGGTGTTCGAACTCGGGCCGAACAACCAGGGTCAGATTGCGCTCGAAGCCCTCAACGTCGCCGAGGAGATCGGCGCTGGCGACCACCCCTACGACAGTCCCGAGCGCGTCCACGCCTTCGCCGAGGCGATGAAGGTGGCCTTCACCGACGGCCACTACCACATCACGGACCCCGAGTACGAACCAGTGCAGGCGCTGCACGAGAAGTCCTACGCCCGCGAGCGCGCGGCGGCCATCGGCGACGAGCCGCTGACCGATGTCGAGGTGGGCACGCCCGGACCGGTCGGCGAGGACGCCGACACCGTCCTGTTGACCGTCGCCGACAGCGCGGGCAACGTCGTCTCGTTCATCAACTCCCGGTTCATGGGCTTCGGGAGCGGCGTCGTCGCCGGCGACACCGGCATCGCACTACAGAACCGCGGCGCGTCGTTCACGCTCGACGCCGACCACCCGAACCGCCTGGAACCCGGCAAGCGCCCGTTCCACACGCTCGTGCCCGGCCTGGCCCGCTTCGGCGACGAGGACTGGGCCGCCTTCGGCGTCATGGGCGGGTACATGCAACCGCAGGGGCACCTCCAGGTGCTCGCCAACCTCGTCGACTACGACATGCCGCTGCAGGCCGCGCTGGACGCGCCGCGCTGGCGCTACCGCGAGGACGGCACGCTCGCAATCGAGGAGCGTCTGCCCGACGGCGTCGCGTCGAAACTCGCCCGCCGCGGTCACGACGTGCGCGTCGAACCGCCGAGCCAGTTCGGCGGCGCACAGATAGCCCGCTGGGACGACGGCACGCTGTCGGCCGCGACCGAACCGCGCAAGGACGGCCACGTCGCGCCGTACTGA
- a CDS encoding DUF3194 domain-containing protein, which yields MSTPDDPTDDEVVQTAAEAAEDVVFSRFSRSDVEDFDVTVSFEDGVLEVDVYINASGGTADPDRVADDAALAARAAVDDLLE from the coding sequence ATGTCGACGCCGGACGACCCCACCGACGACGAGGTCGTCCAGACGGCGGCAGAGGCCGCCGAAGACGTCGTCTTCTCTCGTTTCTCGCGGTCGGACGTCGAGGACTTCGACGTGACCGTCTCCTTCGAGGACGGCGTGCTCGAAGTGGACGTCTACATCAACGCCAGCGGCGGGACGGCCGACCCCGACCGGGTGGCCGACGACGCGGCGCTGGCCGCGCGCGCTGCCGTCGACGACCTTCTGGAATAG